In Mycobacterium sp. Aquia_213, the sequence CCCGGCGGGCGGCGAGCTTGGAGGACAGGCCGTGCACGTAGACGAAACCCTTCGCCTTCGACTGGTCGAAGGTGTCGCCCTCGTCGTAGGTGGCCAGGTTGAAGTCGTACAGCGATTCCGCGCTGCGCCGACCATTGACCGCAATGTGCCCGCCGTGCAACACCAATCGGATTTCGCCGGACACGTGTTCCTGCGTCTTGGCGACGAACGACTCCAGCGCGATCTTCAGCGGCGAGTACCACAGTCCGTCGTACACCAGCTCGCCCCAACGCTGGTCGGTCTGCCGTTTGAACCGGGCCAGCTCGCGCTCCAGCGTGACGTGTTCGAGTTCGGTGTGGGCGGTGATCAGCACCATCGCGCCGGGCGCCTCGTAGATTTCGCGGCTCTTGATGCCCACCAGCCGGTCCTCGACGACGTCGAGGCGCCCGACGCCCTGGGCGCCGGCGCGCGCGTTGAGTTCCTCGATGGCTCCCAGCACCGTCACCGGCTTGCCGTCGATCGAGACCGGCACACCGCGCTCGAATCCGATGATCACCTCGTCGGGCGTGCTCCAGTTGAGCGTGGGGTCTTCGGTGTAGGAGTAGACGTCCTTGGTGGGCGCGTTCCAAAGGTGTTCCAGGAAGCCGGTTTCCACCGCGCGGCCCCACACGTTCTGGTCGATCGAGAACGGCGAACGCTTGCTGACGTTGATCGGGATGTCGTTCTCTTCGGCGAACGCGATCGCCTTCTCCCGTGTCCACGCGTAGTCGCGGACCGGCGCCAGCACCTCCAAATCCGGTGCCAGCGAAGCGAATCCGACCTCGAACCGGACCTGGTCGTTGCCCTTGCCGGTACAGCCGTGCGCCACGATGCCGCCACCGTGCTCGCGGGCGGCGGCGACCAGGTGCTTGACGATCAGTGGCCGGCTGATCGCCGACACCAGCGGGTAGCGATCCATGTAGAGCGCGTTGTTCAGGATGGTGGGCAGGCAGTACCCGTCCGCGAACTCGTCGCGGGCATCGACGACGACCGCCTCGACCGCGCCGCAGTCCAGCGCGCGCTGCCGAATGACGTCCATGTCCTCGCCGCCCTGGCCGAGGTCGATCGCGACCGCCACGACCTCACGGCCGGTCTCCTTGCCTATCCAGCTGATCGCCACCGAGGTGTCCAGACCGCCGGAATACGCCAGGATGACGCGCTCTGACATGAATCAATCTCCAAACTATTTGAGGTTTTCCAGAGTTCGGGCCAGCTCGGCGCCGGTCATCGGCTCCCGAGCGGCCACGAAGAGAGTGTCATCACCGGCGATGGTGCCGACGACGTACGGTAGCGCCGCACGATCGATTGCGCTGGCTAAATAGTCAGCTGCGCCCGGCGGAGTTCGCAGCACGGCCAGGTTCGCGCTGGCATCCGTGGACACCAGCAGCTCGCTCAGCAGCCGCGACAGCCGCGCGGTGCCCCCGGACACGCCGCGCACCGGGCTGCCGTCCTCCGGGACAATGTAGACCCCGACGCCGCCGTCGGCGCCGCGCAGCTTCACCGCGCCGAGCTCTTCGAGATCGCGCGACAGGGTGGCCTGGGTGACGTCGATGCCCTCGTCGGCCAGCCGTACCGCCAGCTCGCTCTGGCTGCTGATCGACGACGACGACAGGATCGCCACGATGCGGGCCTGCCGCCCTGCCCGGGTGGTCTCGGCGGTGGCCTTGCTCCGCGTCATTGCGCCGCTCCTCCGCATCGCTGCGTCCCCCGCAAGCGGGAGGTGCCCCCACTGCATCGTCGACGGCGCGGCGTCATCGGGACCGCTCCAGCAGCCACACCAGCAGCGCCTTCTGGGCGTGCAGCCGGTTTTCGGCCTCGTCCCACACCGCGCTGGCCAGCCCGTCCATCACCTCGTCGGTGATCTCGTCGCCGCGGTGCGCCGGAAGGCAGTGCAGCACAATGGCTTCCGCGTTCGCCAGGCCCAGCAACCGGGTGTTGACCTGGAACGGCCGAAACGGTTCGACCCGGTCCAGCCCGTCGGCTTCTTGTCCCATCGACGTCCAGGTGTCGGTCACCAACACGTCGGCACCCGCGGCGGCGCCGTCGGCGTCGGCGGTCACGGTGACCGAGGCGCCGGTGTCCGCGGCGCGCCGCTCGGCGGCGGCCACCACGGCCTGGTCCGGCGTGAAACCGTCCGGGGCCGCGATAGTGACGTGCATCCCGGCGGTGACCGCGCCGAGCATCAACGAATGCGCCATGTTGTTGGCGCCGTCGCCGAAGTAGGACAGCGCTAGGCCCGGCAGCGATCCCTTGTGCTCGGCGATGGTCTGCAGATCGGCCAGCACCTGGCAGGGGTGGAACTCGTTGGACAGCGCGTTGACCACCGGCACCGTCGCGGTCGAGGCCATGGCCTCTAACCGGTCCTGCCCGAAGGTCCGCCACACGATCGCGTCGACGTAGCGGGACAGCACCTGCGCGGTGTCCTGCAACGTCTCGTCGCGGCCCAGCTGGGTGCTGCTGCTGTCGACGACGACGGGGTGGCCACCCAGCTGCGCGATGCCCACCTCGAAGGAGAACCGGGTGCGGGTGGAGTTCTTGTCGAACAGCACCGCGACGCCGCGCGGCCCGTCGAGCGGACGCCGGCTGAACGGGTTCTTCTTCAGCTCCGCGGCCAGCTCGAGGACCTCGGCCTGTTCGGCCGGCGACAGGTCGTCGTCGCGCAGGAAGTGTCTAGGCACCTGCGCCCACCGCCTCGAGAATGCCCGGCAGCGCGGTGAGGAAGCTGTCGATCTGGGCTTCGGTGATCACCAGCGGCGGCGCCAACCGGATCACGTCGGGTCCGGTGGCGTTGACCAGGAAGCCGGCGTCGCGCGCGGCGGCCTCGACGGCCTTGGCGCGCGGGGCGGTCAGCACCACGCCGCACAACAGGCCACGGCCGCGGGTGTGGTCGATCAGCGGGTGGCCCAGGGATTCGATCCCCTGGCGCAGCGACTTGCCCAACACCTCGGCACGCCGGATCAGGTCGTCGTCGACCAGCACCCGCAGCACCGCACGGGCGGCGGCCGTGCACACCGGGTTGCCGCCGAAGGTGCTGCCGTGCAGGCCGGGTGTCAACAGTTCGGCCGCGGGCCCGACGGCCAGCACCGCTCCGATCGGCAGTCCGCCGCCGAGCCCCTTGGCCAGGGTCACCACATCGGGGGTGATGCCGTCGTGCTGATGTGCGAAAAAGGCTCCGGTGCGCCCGATTCCGGTCTGCACCTCGTCGAGCACCAGCAGGGCGCCGTGCCGGGCGGTGATCTCGCGCGCCGCCGCCAGGTAGCCCTCGGGCGGGACGACGACACCGCTCTCCCCCATGATCGGCTCCAGGAATACCGCCGCGGTGTCGTCGCCGACGGCGGCCGCCAGCGCGTCGGCGTCGCCGTAGGGCACATGCGTGATGTCGCCGGGCAACGGCTCGAACGGCGCCTGCTTGGCCGGCTGGCCGGTCAGCGCGAGCGAGCCCATCGTGCGACCGTGGAAACCCTCTTGCGCGGCAACCAATTTCGTGCGACCGGTGAGCCGGGACAACTTGAACGCCATCTCGTTGGCTTCGGTGCCCGAATTGCAGAAGAACACCCGGGTCGGGGTGTCGGTGCCGAGCGCGGCCACCAATTCCTCGGCCAGCGCGACACCGGGTTCGGTGGCGTACAGGTTCGAGGTGTGCCCCAGCGTCGAGAGCTGCTGCGTGACGGCCTCGACCAGGGCCGGGTGACCATGGCCGAGCACGTTGACCGCGATGCCGGCAAGCAGGTCGAGGTAGCTCTTGCCGTCCACATCGGTGACCACGGCGCCCGCGCCACTGGCCAATGCCACCGGCGGGGTGCCGTAGTTGTTCATCATCACGGCTTCCCACCGCTGCCGCATGGTGTCGGTGTTCGTCTTAGTCAATGGTGCCGCTCCTCAGCATCGCTGCGCTCTGCATCGTCGTCGTCACGCGGGCACCACCTTGGTGCCGGTGCCTTCCGGGGTGAAGAGTTCCACCAGCACGCAGTGCTGGACCCGGCCGTCGATGACGTGGGCGCTGGGCACACCCCCCGCGACGGCACGAAGGCAGGCCTCGACTTTCGGGATCATGCCGGACTCGAAGGTGGGCAGCAGTTGGGTCAAGCTCGCCGTATCGATCTCGCTGACCAACGAGTCGCGATCCGGCCAGTCGGTGTATATGCCCTCTACATCGGTGAGCATCAACAGTTTTTCGGCTCCCAGCGCTTCGGCCAGCGCCGCCGCGGCGGTGTCGGCGTTGATATTGTGCACCACACCCTCGGCATCCGGCGCGAGCGTCGATACCACCGGAATACGCCGTGCCGCAATCAGATCCAGCACTGCGGCGGTGTTGACCCGATCGACGTCGCCGACCAGGCCGATGTCGGTGACCACGCCGTCGAGGGTGACGCTGCGCCGCACCGCGGTGAACAGCTGAGCGTCCTCGCCGGTGATGCCCACGGCGTACGGCCCGTGAGCGTTGATCAAGTTGACCAGTTCGCGTCCCACCTGTCCGAACAGCACCATCCGCGCGACATCGAGGACTTCCGGTGTGGTGACCCGGAATCCGCCCTTGAAGTCACCCTTGTCGATGCCGAGCCGGCGCAGCATGGCGGTGATCTGCGGCCCACCGCCGTGCACGACCACGGGGTGGATTCCGCAGTTGCGCAGGAACGCCATGTCGGCGGCGAACGCCTGGCGCAGCGACTCGTCGATCATCGCGTTGCCGCCGTACTTGACCACGACGATTTTGCCGTGCAACTGCTTGAGCCAGGGCAACGCCTCGGCCAGTACCTGCGCCTTGGCCTGGGTGGGTAAGTCGTCGACGTTCGTCGTCATGTGCTGTAGGCCGAATTCTCTTCGACGTAGGCGTGCGACAGATCGGTGGTGCGGATCGCGGCGTAGCCGTCGCCGAGGCCGAGGTCGACGATGACGTCGATGTCGGTCCCGGACAGGTCCACGTCGCGCGAACCCGGAGCGCCGGTACCATTGACGCAGACGGTAAACCCGTTGAACGACACGGTGATTCGATCAGGGTCAATGGTGACTCCGGGCGCCAGGCCGACGGCCGCCACCACCCGGCCCCAGTTGGGATCCGACCCGAACATCGCGGTCTTGACCAGGCTGTCGCGGGCGACCGCGCGCGCGGCCAAGAAGGCGTCGTCCTCCGAGCGGGCGCCGATCACCGTCACGATGACGCGCTTGGTCACGCCCTCGGCGTCGGCTTGCAGCTGCGCGCACAGGTCATCGCAGACCTGCCGCACCGCCTCGTCGAGCTCGGCCTGCGACGGCGCGACCCCGCTGGCGCCGGAGGCCAGCAGCAGCACGGTGTCGTTGGTCGAACAGCAGCCGTCGATGTCGAGCCGATCGAAGGTGCGCAGGCTCGCCCGGCGCAGCGCCTGGTCAAGCGCCGTGGCGTCGGCGACGGCGTCGGTGGTCAGCACGCACAGCATCGTGGCCAGCGATGGCGCCATCATGCCCGCACCCTTGGCCATGCCGCCGACCGTCCAGTTGTTTTGATGATGCAGCGCAACCTTTTTG encodes:
- a CDS encoding argininosuccinate synthase, which gives rise to MSERVILAYSGGLDTSVAISWIGKETGREVVAVAIDLGQGGEDMDVIRQRALDCGAVEAVVVDARDEFADGYCLPTILNNALYMDRYPLVSAISRPLIVKHLVAAAREHGGGIVAHGCTGKGNDQVRFEVGFASLAPDLEVLAPVRDYAWTREKAIAFAEENDIPINVSKRSPFSIDQNVWGRAVETGFLEHLWNAPTKDVYSYTEDPTLNWSTPDEVIIGFERGVPVSIDGKPVTVLGAIEELNARAGAQGVGRLDVVEDRLVGIKSREIYEAPGAMVLITAHTELEHVTLERELARFKRQTDQRWGELVYDGLWYSPLKIALESFVAKTQEHVSGEIRLVLHGGHIAVNGRRSAESLYDFNLATYDEGDTFDQSKAKGFVYVHGLSSKLAARRDLVSGEKAAEEQ
- a CDS encoding arginine repressor — its product is MTRSKATAETTRAGRQARIVAILSSSSISSQSELAVRLADEGIDVTQATLSRDLEELGAVKLRGADGGVGVYIVPEDGSPVRGVSGGTARLSRLLSELLVSTDASANLAVLRTPPGAADYLASAIDRAALPYVVGTIAGDDTLFVAAREPMTGAELARTLENLK
- the argF gene encoding ornithine carbamoyltransferase is translated as MPRHFLRDDDLSPAEQAEVLELAAELKKNPFSRRPLDGPRGVAVLFDKNSTRTRFSFEVGIAQLGGHPVVVDSSSTQLGRDETLQDTAQVLSRYVDAIVWRTFGQDRLEAMASTATVPVVNALSNEFHPCQVLADLQTIAEHKGSLPGLALSYFGDGANNMAHSLMLGAVTAGMHVTIAAPDGFTPDQAVVAAAERRAADTGASVTVTADADGAAAGADVLVTDTWTSMGQEADGLDRVEPFRPFQVNTRLLGLANAEAIVLHCLPAHRGDEITDEVMDGLASAVWDEAENRLHAQKALLVWLLERSR
- a CDS encoding acetylornithine transaminase, whose protein sequence is MTKTNTDTMRQRWEAVMMNNYGTPPVALASGAGAVVTDVDGKSYLDLLAGIAVNVLGHGHPALVEAVTQQLSTLGHTSNLYATEPGVALAEELVAALGTDTPTRVFFCNSGTEANEMAFKLSRLTGRTKLVAAQEGFHGRTMGSLALTGQPAKQAPFEPLPGDITHVPYGDADALAAAVGDDTAAVFLEPIMGESGVVVPPEGYLAAAREITARHGALLVLDEVQTGIGRTGAFFAHQHDGITPDVVTLAKGLGGGLPIGAVLAVGPAAELLTPGLHGSTFGGNPVCTAAARAVLRVLVDDDLIRRAEVLGKSLRQGIESLGHPLIDHTRGRGLLCGVVLTAPRAKAVEAAARDAGFLVNATGPDVIRLAPPLVITEAQIDSFLTALPGILEAVGAGA
- the argB gene encoding acetylglutamate kinase, coding for MTTNVDDLPTQAKAQVLAEALPWLKQLHGKIVVVKYGGNAMIDESLRQAFAADMAFLRNCGIHPVVVHGGGPQITAMLRRLGIDKGDFKGGFRVTTPEVLDVARMVLFGQVGRELVNLINAHGPYAVGITGEDAQLFTAVRRSVTLDGVVTDIGLVGDVDRVNTAAVLDLIAARRIPVVSTLAPDAEGVVHNINADTAAAALAEALGAEKLLMLTDVEGIYTDWPDRDSLVSEIDTASLTQLLPTFESGMIPKVEACLRAVAGGVPSAHVIDGRVQHCVLVELFTPEGTGTKVVPA
- the argJ gene encoding bifunctional glutamate N-acetyltransferase/amino-acid acetyltransferase ArgJ codes for the protein MTDEGATRLVRTQGVTAAAGFRAAGIAAGIKASGAPDLALVFNEGPDYAAAGVFTRNQVKAAPVLWTQQVLTTGALRAVILNSGGANACTGPGGFQDSHATAEAVATALSDWGTETGAVEVAVCSTGIIGDRLPMDKVLEGVTHIVHEMHGGLSGGDEAAQAIMTTDTVPKKVALHHQNNWTVGGMAKGAGMMAPSLATMLCVLTTDAVADATALDQALRRASLRTFDRLDIDGCCSTNDTVLLLASGASGVAPSQAELDEAVRQVCDDLCAQLQADAEGVTKRVIVTVIGARSEDDAFLAARAVARDSLVKTAMFGSDPNWGRVVAAVGLAPGVTIDPDRITVSFNGFTVCVNGTGAPGSRDVDLSGTDIDVIVDLGLGDGYAAIRTTDLSHAYVEENSAYST